TGTGTTGTTGCGTTTCATAGTTTCATGCTTTCACGTTTAGATGCCAAAACGACATTAGTGTGAGAAATAACCCTCGCAAGTTATTGCCTTACTGGTGATGTCTATACACATTTGTATGTTGCATTTTACAGAGCCGATACATAGTAAATCAAACATATTCAACTTAGAAGTTTATGAGGCCACACATATATTGACGTCGTATAACAGTGTTTGAAACGGAGACAAGAGAGTGATGACACAAACATAACAATCTCGGCGCGCGTGTAATTTAGAGGTGATGAGTATATGCACGTGTAAAATGAGTTTGATTTACGCAAACCAATTTAGCCATCAAATCTAATCCAACAGCTCAAGAAATATGTTGAATTCAACATTCGATTAGCTCCGTAATAACATTATACTTGTGACTGATAGACCGTAGATTATATATGGTCGCACATTAATTTCTCAATAACACCATACCAACTAAAATTTGTAGGACATCTTTTTAAAAGATCGTGTATTGATTGCACATTTAAATCAACATCAAAAAGAAATTGGTGAGAACCAACCAATCTCCATAATAATCAAATCCAAGAACGGAgaaagaaaccaaaaccgTACTATGTCCACTAATAAAAAATTTCATCCACCGACTATAAAGATGTTGTGATCGTCCTCAAATTTGGTGTCTCGAACAAAAATCTATGTGTACCATATACatagaaaaaaatcatttgtttctaaattcttgtcatgatTTTAGTTTAAATTGTACATCATACGATGCACGCTTGCTGGTAGGTACCACTAAAGAACAAAGATACCTTTATAACGAATGCAGAGAGTACGCTCCTTATCTGGACGCCTATAGACGATCACGATATCAGTTTGCCAGCCAAGAATGATGAATGGCTGAGTCGTTCTTGCATCACTTGCATCATCACAGCTGGAGACAAACGTGAACGGCAGCTTCAACTTTCAATTGAAGAAACTTCCACGCGAAGCCAATCCCTACTAGTAGCAACAAGCCGAAGAcgttccttccttcctttaCAATTCGGGCCAAGAAACCGTTTCAGACTCTAAAGCCCATTCCACCATTCAGCCCATCATCACACGGTATAAAGCGAGGAAGCCCCCATCAAATCCAGGCCCAGCCTATCAGCCCACCAACGCTCGGCCGCACCAAACCAAAACCCTAGGAGTCCCCATCTAACGGCCCCCACGACCCTTCTCGCGATCCGACGGTCTAAACACCATTCACAACCTTATAAGTTCTCACCATTCCCCACCCGCTAGGGTTTCCTCCCACACATCCGCCCGCCTCCACTCCACCCGTTCCCCAAACCCTCCCCAGGtaagcccgcggcggcggcgaccggcggccATGACGACCCGCTTCAAGAAGAACCGCAAGAAGCGCGGCCACGTCTCCGCTGGGCACGGGCGTATCGGCAAGCACCGCAAGCATCCTGGAGGCCGCGGTAACGCAggtggcatgcaccaccatagaaTCCTCTTCGACAAGTACCATCCTGGTTACTTCGGCAAGGTCGGTATGCGCTACTTCCACAAGCTCCGCAACAGGTTTTACTGCCCGTCGGTGAACGTGGAGAGGCTCTGGTCCATGGTGCCGGCCGAGAAGGCGGCCGAGGCCGGAGGCGACAAGGCCCCCGTGGTGGACGTCTCGCAGTTCGGCTACTTCAAGGTGCTGGGCAAGGGGCTGCTCCCGGAGAAGCCCATCGTCGTCAAGGCCAAGCTCATCTCCAAGGTCGCcgagaagaagatcaaggccgccggcggcgccgtcgtgcTCGTTGCCTAGGGTTCCTGCCTTTTAACCCTGCCTTGTTTTTATCTCGGCTCTTGAGATCTGAATCTGAACTAGTAGTTGTTTCCAGTCCTGCTATTCGTGTTAAAGAAGACTTGTTAGTTTCTCTTATCCTGGTTCTGCTTGGTAAAACATCTGCTTATGAGAATTTTTGCACTATGTGATCAGTTTATATCAGATATATCATCCTATCTGTATTGTTTGATCTGTGTAATTTGTCTGTGATGCATGGTCCGCTGTTTATGGTCAACTTAGTCTTGCGACCCTACACCAGATTTTAGTTAGGTTGACCATGTGAGCTGCGATTCTAGTTTGCTTGGCGTGTAATGTTTATGTGCAATTTGGTATGCTATGCATGTTCTATTGGATGACGAAACTAAATTGTTAATACTGGTTGATGGTTAGGTTGCTAACGTTAGTCTTAAGAGTTCATACCGTAGTTTACGTGACATAGACATGTTGGCATTTACTCCccctgatcctaaattcttgacttaaatttgcccaaatatggatgtatctattcataaaaagcgtctagatacatgtaatatttcgacaataatttaggatcggtgGGAGTAGTTCAACACAATGCATAATTTTTGTATTTTACCTGTGGAAATTGTTACAGGCTAAGTTAGCAATGTGCTTTCATTTAAAACTGTTAAATGACATCCGTGGTTTTTGTAGCTTGATTTTTTATGAAGCCATTGTGTCATGTCTATTTGCCGAAGTTGTAACCCAGAACCAACATGCAGTTAGTACTATGTTCCTAGGACAGATAGCAACATGTTCCAAGTTCGTATCTTTCTCAACTACACATGAAATTCTTGTTGGATTATTCATTATTGCCTTTCATGGCTTTCTTCTGTTGTTTGTGGTGCATAATAGCATGTATGGATATGTAGTAAGTGGAAATCTTCAACATAGGACAATTTTTTCGTACTGTTAGACACCAGTAGATATGCCATTGCtgttgattttttatttagcCGTTGTGTCATTGGCATATGCTGAAGCTGTATTGTAGCACCTGCAAGGCAGTCGAAACAATGGCCATATCATGGATTTAAACCTGCCTGTGCTAAAAAATGTCTGTTGTTTCTAAGTTAGACAGTTAGTGCAGTAATCTTCTTGTTGCTAGATCAACTGTACATGAATAGTAGGTGCGTTGTGTGGAGGTAGGTTTGGTGAGGATCATCGGTCTGTTGTTTTTGCCTGGAAATGTGTTGTGACATCTTATCCCGTGAATCAAGGAGGCCTGAAACATGTTGGGACTATGTTTTGCCTGCTCACCTGCCTTGATATTTTCATGCATACTGTTGACCTGTGAAATTGACATCAAATGTCAATTGCGTATCAGTTCTCCACTTTGGTTCAGTTAAGTATGTGATGGTCTTTAAGACTCATTTAATAATGATCTGTATCACTACCACTCGTTCATCTGAAGATCCAGAGAGTTGGTTGCATAAAGCTACGAGCGTTACATAAGTTGTTTTAGTTTAGGTCCGATGTGTAAACATCAAGTTCTCATCCCGTCCAATCCATCACCGTCGTCCGTTCTCTCGTTTATTTCACTGTTTGACGGATCTTTGCAGTCATAATTATGCTCTGGAAATTGGTATGTCGACGAGGAGGAAACACGTAATTTGAATGTACAGAAATTCATTAGGCGAATTGTTCTGTTCATGTTCTGTCCTCTCATTGTCGCTTAGGTTGTTTCATATGAGTTTTGAATGTTGGCGAggagatatttttgtgaattttgttcAAAACATTTGGTGAACTTCGAAGTACAAGGATGTATCAGCCACGGCAAGCAAGCGACACATCCAACAGCCAATCAGCTACCGAGTTATATCGCAGTCCCGTC
This is a stretch of genomic DNA from Brachypodium distachyon strain Bd21 chromosome 1, Brachypodium_distachyon_v3.0, whole genome shotgun sequence. It encodes these proteins:
- the LOC100830392 gene encoding 60S ribosomal protein L27a-3, producing MTTRFKKNRKKRGHVSAGHGRIGKHRKHPGGRGNAGGMHHHRILFDKYHPGYFGKVGMRYFHKLRNRFYCPSVNVERLWSMVPAEKAAEAGGDKAPVVDVSQFGYFKVLGKGLLPEKPIVVKAKLISKVAEKKIKAAGGAVVLVA